In Caldicellulosiruptor morganii, the following proteins share a genomic window:
- the argF gene encoding ornithine carbamoyltransferase — translation MRHFLSLNDLTKDEILYLVELACRLKSEVKKGFFFPYLKNKALGLIFTKASTRTRVSFEVGINQLGGYSLYLGKNDLQLGRGETIEDTAKVLSRYLDLIVIRTYAQSEVEEFAKYSSIPVINGLTDDWHPTQIIADFQTIFEEKGRLKDLKIAYVGDGNNVAATLLVGASKLGFDMAVATPKGNEIKNEVISFAKDEAKKSGSNLIFTYNPAEAVKNADVVYTDTWVSMGQEEEKEKRIKDFEGYQVTRDLMKLAKEDAIFLHCLPAYRDFEVSSEVIDGPQSRVFDEAENRLHAHKAIMIFVSLGRI, via the coding sequence ATGAGACACTTTCTTTCCTTAAATGATTTAACAAAAGATGAGATACTGTACCTGGTCGAACTTGCCTGCAGGCTAAAAAGTGAGGTAAAAAAAGGTTTTTTCTTCCCCTATCTTAAAAATAAGGCATTGGGGTTGATTTTTACCAAGGCTTCCACACGGACAAGAGTATCCTTTGAGGTAGGAATCAACCAGCTCGGCGGCTATTCCCTTTATCTTGGTAAAAATGACCTTCAACTTGGTCGGGGTGAGACAATAGAAGACACCGCAAAGGTTCTTTCAAGGTATCTTGATTTAATTGTAATTCGCACATATGCTCAAAGTGAGGTTGAAGAGTTTGCAAAATACTCTTCAATTCCTGTTATAAATGGACTCACAGATGATTGGCATCCAACACAAATAATAGCTGATTTCCAGACAATTTTTGAAGAGAAAGGAAGACTTAAAGATTTAAAAATAGCATATGTTGGGGATGGCAATAACGTTGCAGCAACGCTTCTGGTAGGTGCAAGCAAACTTGGTTTTGATATGGCAGTTGCAACTCCAAAAGGGAATGAGATAAAAAATGAAGTTATCAGCTTTGCAAAAGATGAAGCAAAGAAAAGCGGTAGCAATCTTATATTCACTTACAATCCTGCAGAAGCTGTGAAAAACGCCGATGTTGTTTACACAGACACATGGGTCTCAATGGGTCAAGAAGAAGAAAAGGAGAAAAGAATAAAGGACTTTGAAGGCTATCAGGTAACTCGGGACTTAATGAAACTTGCAAAAGAGGACGCAATCTTTTTACACTGCCTTCCTGCATATAGAGATTTTGAAGTCTCTTCTGAGGTTATTGATGGTCCTCAATCCAGAGTTTTTGATGAGGCTGAAAACAGATTGCATGCTCACAAGGCCATCATGATATTTGTGTCTTTAGGAAGAATATAA